A genome region from Bemisia tabaci chromosome 3, PGI_BMITA_v3 includes the following:
- the LOC140224163 gene encoding facilitated trehalose transporter Tret1-like — protein MRPYMVGILDEFGFPVDSKLVLIVTGASVFAGTTMNMLFLRKFGKRKMTLTSQGMAALCILLLGVYCSFYDRTNRILSLAWMPVALMLLASFFGGLSLALLPWQLLSEVFPLKGRGAAGGISAAWAYYVSFAMSKTYLYLEHWIKLNGVFFFYGGITLCGFLYFLRNLPETEGKSLEQIESYFTKNYDRREMFSKPKRSKKVPCSA, from the exons ATGAGACCTTACATGGTCGGTATTCTGGATGAATTTGGGTTTCCCGTTGACAGTAAACTAGTTTTG ATTGTGACTGGCGCTTCAGTCTTCGCGGGCACAACGATGAACATGCTTTTCCTGAGGAAGTTTGGTAAACGAAAGATGACGCTGACGTCGCAGGGAATGGCGGCTCTATGCATCCTCCTTCTGGGCGTCTACTGCTCATTCTACGATCGTACGAATCGAATCTTGAGCCTGGCCTGGATGCCTGTCGCTCTTATGCTACTCGCCAGTTTCTTCGGTGGTCTTAGCTTGGCCCTCCTCCCGTGGCAACTTCTCAGCGAGGTCTTCCCTCTAAA GGGTCGCGGAGCAGCAGGAGGCATATCAGCTGCATGGGCGTACTACGTGAGTTTTGCAATGTCAAAAACCTACTTGTACCTAGAGCACTGGATCAAGCTGAACGGAGTCTTCTTCTTCTATGGCGGGATTACACTTTGCGGTTTTTTGTACTTCTTGCGCAACCTCCCGGAGACAGAAGGAAAGTCTTTAGAGCAGATAGAGTCCTACTTCACTAAAAACTATGACAGAAGAGAAATGTTCTCCAAACCGAAGCGTAGTAAAAAAGTACCGTGTTCCGCATAA
- the LOC140223763 gene encoding facilitated trehalose transporter Tret1-like, translating into MCTPEEPSRQSREMGPFNYDRRSTYAQVLVALLQTPMIFNFGMMLSMPTIVLGALHNRKSEALWLDDDQASWFGSILFATHPLGSVCSGFFQTYLGRKGSMLLVNILFFVAWITLYSAQSPLVLSIAALTMGLGIGFDEAPLHSYIGEMSEPHLRATLCALLVSCSWAGALLMYLIAYLAPWRTVALISSAVPIFTIICISQIPESPTWYIMKGRLNDAQKSLCWLRGWTEPDVTQAEFEQLCGHIKKSSDSDQEKTRAEEKYEAVPGSNNEKETFGKAEGLLKTKFRELTNKKLLLPLRMVFIVFIFSRATQLTPMGPYMIGILDDFGFPADSKLILFVAGLSGFAGTLMNILLVRKLGKRKMSLTSQGTVAFCMLLLGVYCSFFDRSNRILSLTWIPISLLVIAGFFGGLSMALLPWQLLSEVFPLKGRGVGGGVSAAYAYYVSFAMTKTYLYLEHWIQLNGVFFFYGGITLFGVWYLLRYLPETEGKSLEQIETYFTKNYDKKEMFSKPRRSAA; encoded by the exons ATGTGTACCCCTGAAGAGCCAAGCCGACAATCTAGAGAAATGGGTCCATTCAACTACGACAGGAGGTCCACGTACGCCCAG gttctCGTGGCACTGCTCCAAACCCCTATGATCTTCAATTTTGGTATGATGCTCTCCATGCCTACTATTGTCTTGGGAGCTCTTCACAACCGCAAGTCAGAAGCGCTCTGGTTGGACGATGATCAGGCGTCGTGGTTCG GTAGTATCTTATTCGCAACTCACCCTCTGGGCAGCGTCTGTTCAGGGTTCTTCCAGACATATCTCGGCCGGAAGGGTTCCATGCTATTAGTCAACATTCTATTCTTCGTCGcgtggatcaccctgtattccgCCCAATCGCCCCTCGTACTCAGCATCGCGGCGCTGACCATGGGTCTTGGCATCGGCTTCGACGAGGCGCCTCTCCATTCCTACATCGGCGAGATGAGTGAACCCCACCTTCGCGCCACTCTCTGCGCTCTCCTGGTTTCCTGTTCCTGGGCCGGAGCGCTCCTCATGTACCTCATCGCGTATCTGGCGCCTTGGAGGACTGTCGCGCTCATCAGTAGCGCTGTCCCTATTTTCACCATCATCTGCATATCACAG aTTCCGGAATCACCCACATGGTACATTATGAAAGGTCGCTTAAATGATGCCCAAAAATCTTTGTGCTGGTTGAGGGGTTGGACTGAACCAGATGTAACACAGGCCGAATTCGAACAGCTGTGCGGCCACATCAAAAAATCTTCCGATTCCGACCAGGAGAAAACTCGAGCAGAAGAAAAATACGAAGCTGTCCCGGGGAGCAACAATG aaaaagagACCTTCGGAAAGGCGGAGGGTCtcttaaaaacaaaattcagaGAGCTGACGAATAAAAAGCTGCTACTTCCATTGCGAATGGTTTTCATTGTCTTCATTTTCAGCCGTGCGACACAACTTACGCCGATGGGACCTTACATGATCGGTATTCTGGATGACTTTGGGTTTCCCGCTGACAGTAAACTAATTTTG TTTGTGGCCGGCTTATCAGGCTTTGCGGGAACACTGATGAATATCCTTCTGGTGCGGAAGTTGGGAAAGCGAAAGATGTCGTTGACGTCACAAGGGACAGTGGCATTTTGCATGCTCCTACTCGGTGTCTACTGCTCATTCTTTGATCGTTCGAATCGAATCTTGAGCTTGACCTGGATACCGATCTCTCTTTTAGTGATTGCCGGTTTCTTCGGCGGACTCAGCATGGCGCTCCTACCATGGCAACTTCTCAGCGAGGTCTTTCCTCTCAA GGGTCGCGGTGTAGGTGGAGGCGTGTCAGCGGCGTATGCGTACTACGTGAGTTTTGCAATGACGAAAACATACTTGTACCTAGAGCACTGGATCCAACTTAATGgcgtcttctttttctacggTGGAATCACTCTCTTCGGTGTTTGGTACCTCTTGCGCTACCTCCCGGAGACTGAGGGAAAGTCTCTCGAACAGATTGAGACCTACTTCACCAAAAACTATGACAAGAAAGAGATGTTCTCCAAACCGAGGCGAAGTGCCGCCTAG